One Candidatus Dadabacteria bacterium genomic window, GTTATCATCTTTCTGGGAGGCATGGCGGCCGTCGGGGCGGCGGCGTTTGTCTTTGCGGCTTTGTCTCCGCAGCATGCGGAGGGAGCGTGGCGCATTCTGCTTGTCAACTTCCTTTTCTGGACCGCGCTTGCGCAGGGCGGGGTGGTGCTTTCATGCGTGCTGAGAATAACAGACGCCCGGTGGGCGCGCTCTTTTCTGAGGATAGGAGAGTCTTTCAGCTTCTTCCTTCCCGTCTCACTGTTGCTTCTGGTTGTGATATTTATCGGCGCGGACACTCTGCTCCCGTATTCCCACCACCACTACCATTCCCCGAAAGATGTGTGGCTTGCCATGCCTTTTGTTGTTCTGAGAAATGTGATCGGGTTCGGGTTTCTTCTCTTCCTGACCTACCGCTACGTAAGGGGGTCGCTGTGTCTTGACACCAACCCTTCGGGCGCGAAGTTTGAGGATGTGAAAAAACTTGCGCCTTTCATCGTGGGCGCATACGCCGTGGTTTTCAGCCTGTTCTCCTGGGACTTTATGATGTCTCTTGACCCGCACTGGTTCAGCACTCTTCTGGGGCCGTATTACTTCATAGGCGGGCTCATATCAGCCGTGGCGATGACGTCCGTAATGTCAGTGGGTCTCTCGCGCCACCTCGGCCTTGCGGACTACCTGAACGATTACCACTACTGGGACATAGGGAAAATGCTGAACGGTTTTGCCCTTCTGTGGGCGTATCTGATGTTCTCCCAGTTGCTGCCGATATGGTATGCCAACATGCCGGAGGAAACGGCTTTTGTGATAAAGAGGATGGCCGAAGAGCCGTTCAAAACTTTTGCGTGGGCGGTTTTCACCTGCTGTTTCATCTTTCCCTTCATCTCCTTTATGCCGAGAACGCACAAGATTGTTACCCCCATAGCGGTCTTTATATCAACGGTTTTCATGTGCGGGCTGTGGATGGACAAGTTTCTGTTTGTTACCCCCTCGCTGACCCCGCACTTGCAGACATCCCTGCCCGAAGTTCTGATAACTCTGGGTTTTGCGGGGGCGTTTGTTTGCGCGTCTCTTGTGTTTCTCAACAGATTTCCGGCCATACCGTTTGGAGACCCTTTCTTTGACGGGCCGAATTCACACGGGGGAGGGCACTGAAACATGAGCAGGTTTCTTGACACTCTGACAAAAATAATAGTAGCCAAGGTGGTTCTCGGCATCGCGGGATTCATATTTCTGATTGTGATGGTCGCGTTTTTCGGCCCGGTTCTGGCTCCCCTTATGAACAAGTTGCCGTGGTAACGGAAAACAAACTTACATACGCCCGCTCCGGAGTTGACACGGAGGAGGCGGACAGGTTTGTCAGTCTCATCAAGCCGCTGGTGGAAGCCACTCACGGCGGTGAGGTTTTCAAATCCTACGGCGGCTTTGCCGGTCTCTACATGCTTCCCGGCGGCAAGCGCTACCTTGTTGGAGCGACGGACGGGGTCGGAACAAAACTCAAAATAGCGTTTGAGACCGGAAAACTGAACACGGTCGGCATAGACCTTGTCGCCATGTGCGTGAACGACATGCTCACTTGCGGCGCAAAGCCGCTTTTCTTCCTTGACTACATTGCGACCGGAAAACTGGACCCCGAAAGAATGGCCGGGGTTGTGGAGGGAATAGCAAGCGGCTGCTCGGAGGCGGGGTGCGCGCTTCTGGGCGGCGAGACCGCCGAAATGCCGGGGTTTTACGCGGACAAAGAGTTTGACCTCGCCGGTTTTTCAGTCGGCATTGTGGAGAAAGACCGCCACATAAGCGGGCGCAAGGTCTCCCCCGGAGATGAGATAATCTCCGTCCCGTCAAGCGGCGTTCACTCAAACGGTTACTCGCTCATAAGAAAGGCGTTGTTTGAAGAACAGAACCAGTCTCCCGATGAAACGCCGGAGGGGTTTTCCCGCACGCTTGGGGATGAACTTCTTGAGCCCACAAAGATATACGCCCGCGCGCTTGGCGGTGTGTTTGAAGATTTTGACATTCATTCCGCCGCCCACATAACGGGCGGCGGCCTCACCGGCAACATTCCCCGCTCTCTGCCCGCCGGATGCCGTGCGATTATTGAAAAATCGTCATGGGAAATCCCGCCCGTATTCGCCTTTATCAAAGAACGCGCCCGTCTGGAGGAAAGCGACATGTTTTCCGTTTTTAACTGCGGAATCGGAATGACGCTCACCGTCCGCCCGGCGGATTCAGGCGCGGTCATAAGGCGGCTTGAATCGGAAGGATGTGAAGGGGCGCGGGTCGTGGGAAAGGTTGAAAAGAGAGACGGCAAACCGGGCGTTGTATTTATATAGGGCCGTCGCCGATAACCCTGAACCCGAAAGAAAACGTGAAGGTCGGCTGGTCGCCCCAACTCCGGGGAAAGGGGCTGTAGGGGGCGGCGGCCTGCACGCTTCTCACCGCTTCAATGTCAAACGCCCGAACCCCGGACGACTTGGATATTTCTATTGAGCCGACCCGTCCGTCATTTTTCACCTCCACCAGCAGAACGGTGGAGATGTCCTGACTTGCCGGAACATTGGGGGCAAAAACGCGGTTCGGCCTCCACGCATTCTGCACCCGGCTTCTGAATTTCTGAATATACGACACATACTTGTCCTGAGGGACCCGGACGCTGAAATCGTTTTCATCCGAAGTTCCCCTGTGGTCTCCGTCATTGCCGGGCCTTCTGTTTTCCGGGCGGATATAGATTTCGCGCAAGTTCGCCCTGATGGCTTCGCTTATCAGCCGCCCTGCGACCTTCCGTTCGGCGGAAAACTGCTCGTCATCCTCGCTCGCCTGAGATTGCTCGGCGGTCTCAGGGGAGGGGGGCGGGGAAGCGGGAACGGATGGCGGGGGCGCGCCGTATGTGCCGCGCTTTACCTTGTTCTGTTCGGACGCGTATGTCTTTTCAGAATACGCCTTTGCGTCCTCCACAACGGCGTCCGGAGTTTCCTCTTCCGGTATAAAGTCTGTTATTTCAAGCAGTTGCTCTCTTCTGTCCTCAACGGCGACCGGAACAGTGAAAGCCCTGCCGCCAAGCGCCGCAAGCAGCAGATGAAGGAGCAGCGCCAGAACAAGTGAAATTGTCAGCCGCCTTTTTCTCTGCCGGCTTCGCGCGCGCCTGTTTTTTTCCACCCTCTTGTTCATTGCCCTATAGTGATTTTAATCGGTAAATCG contains:
- the purM gene encoding phosphoribosylformylglycinamidine cyclo-ligase, giving the protein MVTENKLTYARSGVDTEEADRFVSLIKPLVEATHGGEVFKSYGGFAGLYMLPGGKRYLVGATDGVGTKLKIAFETGKLNTVGIDLVAMCVNDMLTCGAKPLFFLDYIATGKLDPERMAGVVEGIASGCSEAGCALLGGETAEMPGFYADKEFDLAGFSVGIVEKDRHISGRKVSPGDEIISVPSSGVHSNGYSLIRKALFEEQNQSPDETPEGFSRTLGDELLEPTKIYARALGGVFEDFDIHSAAHITGGGLTGNIPRSLPAGCRAIIEKSSWEIPPVFAFIKERARLEESDMFSVFNCGIGMTLTVRPADSGAVIRRLESEGCEGARVVGKVEKRDGKPGVVFI
- a CDS encoding TonB family protein, which produces MEKNRRARSRQRKRRLTISLVLALLLHLLLAALGGRAFTVPVAVEDRREQLLEITDFIPEEETPDAVVEDAKAYSEKTYASEQNKVKRGTYGAPPPSVPASPPPSPETAEQSQASEDDEQFSAERKVAGRLISEAIRANLREIYIRPENRRPGNDGDHRGTSDENDFSVRVPQDKYVSYIQKFRSRVQNAWRPNRVFAPNVPASQDISTVLLVEVKNDGRVGSIEISKSSGVRAFDIEAVRSVQAAAPYSPFPRSWGDQPTFTFSFGFRVIGDGPI